The following are encoded in a window of Candidatus Binataceae bacterium genomic DNA:
- a CDS encoding YjbE family putative metal transport protein (Members of this highly hydrophobic protein family,regularly are found preceded by the yybP-ykoY manganese riboswitch (see RF00080). A metal cation transport function is proposed.) — MPNKDDVRVNSAAADAARLFEIVGVNILLSGDNAIAVGMAIHNLPTTQGRIASAAGIGAAILLQIAATLTVARLLKLPAVSLAGGFLLCVIAIRLTRKDGDLPQPTPHAFPDQGLYRSIMTVTGAYFVMCFDNILAIAAVGRGHPVLLVVGVLLSSAVIIPASLVIANLMKRYPVMLAIGSAILGWVSGSMLAAVASRLGHLPIGPVLIPAVITVIVVTSPWWWRSRNRNAQPDLPTLLS; from the coding sequence TTGCCCAACAAGGACGACGTACGGGTGAATTCGGCTGCCGCAGATGCCGCCCGCCTGTTCGAGATCGTAGGCGTCAACATACTGCTGAGCGGCGATAACGCCATCGCCGTCGGAATGGCGATACACAACCTGCCCACGACACAAGGGCGGATCGCGTCGGCGGCGGGAATCGGCGCGGCCATACTGCTGCAGATTGCTGCGACGTTGACGGTGGCGCGGTTGCTGAAACTGCCGGCGGTTTCGTTAGCCGGCGGATTCCTGCTCTGCGTTATCGCGATCCGTCTAACGCGTAAAGATGGAGACCTCCCGCAACCCACTCCTCATGCTTTCCCCGATCAGGGTTTGTATCGCTCGATCATGACGGTAACCGGCGCTTATTTCGTCATGTGTTTTGACAATATCCTGGCCATCGCGGCGGTCGGACGCGGTCATCCGGTGCTGCTGGTCGTTGGAGTGCTGCTCAGCAGCGCGGTGATCATCCCCGCCAGCCTGGTGATCGCCAACCTGATGAAGCGCTATCCGGTAATGCTGGCCATCGGTTCCGCAATTTTGGGCTGGGTCTCAGGCTCGATGCTGGCCGCGGTGGCGTCGCGGCTGGGCCATTTGCCTATCGGTCCAGTCTTAATCCCCGCTGTGATTACAGTGATCGTAGTGACCTCTCCGTGGTGGTGGCGCTCCAGGAATAGGAACGCGCAGCCGGACTTACCCACGTTATTGAGTTGA